The Gillisia sp. Hel_I_86 genome has a segment encoding these proteins:
- a CDS encoding ATP-dependent DNA helicase RecQ produces MQQAKDILTKYWGFSSFKSSQEDIITAAEKNQDIIALLPTGGGKSLCYQIPALQKEGICIIVSPLVALIEDQVLALQEKGIKAMTITGGIPYPELDTLLDNCIYGNYKFLYLSPERLQQDLVRERIKLMPVNLIAIDEAHCISQWGHDFRPAYLNVSLLRDLHPTIPIMAVTATATNKVVDDIVEQLKLKNPAIFKNSLERKNIRFNVLITEDKEYRLKQLLQDQNESAIVYVRSRNATLEISAHLKKHGYSAAAFHGGLSSKEKSKLLNSWLKEETKIMVATNAFGMGIDKPNVRNVIHLNLPESIESYFQEAGRAGRDGKPSVATIITNKSDVPVLKNQFINSLPDLAFAILVYKKLTSYFQIAYGEGLNTVHDFNFADFCHHYQLNNTKTYNTLQLLDRISILKLSQQFQKATSLQFIISNKQVLYYLEENPKFDPLVKAVLRTYGGLFDNKVPINMVSIYKKAGISEKEALSILNTLDKDKIVDFEHQQNDASIAFLVPREDENSIYPFSEYIKNQSINKVRKIEVLLMYVENDKKCRSQQLLHYFGEQDATKCGICSVCMPKDKYLKKELIRSIYEDILVLLKLNDENSRAIIDKLPYQEKAILKVIDLMLDKELISITPTNTYKLKN; encoded by the coding sequence TTGCAGCAAGCCAAAGACATATTAACTAAGTACTGGGGATTTTCTTCTTTTAAATCTTCACAAGAGGATATCATCACTGCTGCGGAAAAAAATCAGGACATCATCGCGCTCCTACCCACTGGCGGGGGCAAGTCTTTATGTTACCAGATTCCTGCATTGCAAAAAGAAGGGATTTGTATAATTGTATCGCCCCTGGTAGCTTTAATTGAAGATCAGGTTTTGGCATTGCAGGAAAAAGGGATCAAGGCAATGACTATTACAGGAGGGATCCCCTACCCTGAATTGGATACCCTTCTGGATAATTGCATCTATGGAAATTATAAGTTTTTATATCTATCCCCCGAACGCTTACAACAAGATCTGGTTCGCGAACGAATAAAATTAATGCCAGTAAATTTAATTGCTATAGATGAAGCTCATTGCATATCGCAATGGGGCCATGATTTTAGGCCTGCATATTTAAATGTGTCATTGTTAAGGGATTTACATCCCACAATTCCTATAATGGCGGTTACCGCTACTGCTACAAATAAAGTTGTCGACGACATAGTGGAACAATTAAAACTGAAAAATCCTGCTATTTTCAAGAACTCCTTGGAGCGAAAAAATATCCGGTTCAATGTTTTGATTACTGAAGACAAAGAATACCGACTTAAACAGTTGTTACAAGATCAAAATGAAAGTGCGATCGTATATGTAAGGAGCAGGAATGCTACATTAGAGATTAGTGCCCATCTAAAAAAACACGGATATTCTGCAGCGGCATTTCATGGAGGTTTGTCTTCAAAAGAAAAGTCCAAACTATTAAATTCCTGGCTAAAAGAAGAAACTAAGATCATGGTGGCAACCAATGCTTTTGGGATGGGGATTGACAAACCAAATGTGAGAAACGTTATTCATTTAAATTTACCGGAAAGCATAGAAAGTTATTTTCAAGAAGCTGGAAGAGCAGGCCGGGATGGAAAGCCTTCGGTGGCTACCATAATAACCAACAAGAGTGATGTACCGGTATTAAAAAATCAATTTATCAATTCTCTTCCAGATTTGGCCTTTGCTATTTTAGTATATAAAAAACTCACCTCCTATTTTCAAATAGCTTACGGGGAAGGGTTAAATACAGTACATGATTTTAATTTTGCCGATTTCTGTCATCATTATCAGTTAAATAACACAAAAACATATAATACACTTCAATTATTGGATAGGATAAGTATCCTTAAATTATCCCAACAGTTTCAAAAAGCCACCAGCCTTCAATTTATCATTTCAAACAAGCAAGTCCTTTATTATTTAGAGGAAAACCCAAAATTTGATCCTCTAGTAAAGGCGGTCTTAAGGACCTATGGGGGGCTTTTTGACAATAAAGTTCCAATTAACATGGTCTCCATTTACAAGAAAGCAGGGATTTCGGAAAAAGAGGCACTGTCTATCTTAAATACTTTAGATAAGGATAAAATAGTGGATTTTGAACATCAACAGAACGATGCTTCAATCGCTTTTCTGGTGCCTAGAGAAGATGAAAACAGTATCTATCCATTTTCAGAATACATAAAAAATCAATCCATTAACAAAGTTCGAAAAATTGAAGTTTTATTAATGTATGTCGAAAATGACAAGAAATGCAGGAGTCAGCAGTTACTACATTATTTTGGAGAGCAAGATGCCACGAAATGTGGAATATGTTCGGTATGTATGCCGAAAGATAAATATCTTAAAAAGGAATTGATTAGAAGTATTTATGAGGATATTCTGGTTTTACTGAAATTGAATGATGAAAACTCCAGGGCTATTATCGACAAACTTCCATATCAGGAAAAGGCTATTTTAAAAGTAATAGATTTAATGTTGGATAAAGAATTGATTTCTATAACACCAACCAATACATATAAATTAAAGAACTAA
- the rpsA gene encoding 30S ribosomal protein S1: protein MAEETKNPEVQESSSEVQTKAAPSAQQENPEQFLKDFNWHNYEEGIDPVDDTKLEEFEKLVAENFVDTLDDEVTTGRVINITDRDAIIDINAKSEGVISLNEFRYNPDLKVGDEVEVLIDVREDATGQLILSHRKARVIMAWDRVNKAHDEALIVNGFVKCRTKGGMIVDVFGIEAFLPGSQIDVKPIRDYDAYVGKTMEFKVVKINHEFKNVVVSHKALIEADIEEQKKEIIGQLEKGQVLEGTVKNITSYGVFVDLGGVDGLVHITDLSWSRINHPNEIVELDQKLNVVILDFDEAKTRIQLGLKQLHKHPWEALDENLKVGDNVKGKVVVIADYGAFIEVAEGVEGLIHVSEMSWSTHLRSAQDFVKVGDEVEAQILTLDREDRKMSLGIKQLSADPWTDITSKYPVGSKHKGIVRNFTNFGVFVELEEGIDGLIYISDLSWTKKIKHPSEFTNVGDTLEVVVLELDVEGRKLSLGHKQTESNPWDKYETEFAVGTTHTAEIAEIVDKGATIDFNEDITAFVPTRHLEKEDGKKLNAGESAEFQIIEFNKEFKRVVASHMAVHKEEEQKIVKQAAKKAAQNTEKTTIGDVNADLQALKDKMEGKA from the coding sequence ATGGCTGAAGAAACAAAAAATCCAGAAGTTCAAGAGTCTAGCTCTGAAGTTCAAACCAAAGCGGCTCCGTCTGCACAACAGGAAAATCCTGAGCAATTCTTAAAAGACTTTAACTGGCACAACTACGAAGAAGGAATAGATCCTGTAGATGATACCAAGTTGGAAGAGTTTGAGAAGTTGGTAGCCGAAAATTTTGTAGATACTTTAGATGATGAAGTAACTACAGGAAGAGTGATCAATATCACAGATCGTGACGCGATTATCGACATCAACGCGAAAAGTGAAGGAGTTATCTCTTTAAACGAATTCCGTTACAATCCAGATCTTAAAGTTGGAGATGAGGTTGAAGTATTAATTGATGTACGTGAAGACGCTACAGGTCAATTGATCCTTTCTCACCGTAAAGCTCGTGTGATCATGGCTTGGGATCGTGTGAACAAAGCACATGATGAAGCATTGATAGTAAACGGCTTTGTTAAATGTCGTACTAAAGGTGGTATGATCGTAGATGTATTTGGAATCGAGGCATTCTTGCCAGGATCTCAGATCGACGTGAAGCCAATTAGGGATTACGATGCTTATGTAGGCAAAACAATGGAATTCAAAGTTGTGAAAATCAACCACGAATTTAAGAACGTTGTTGTATCGCATAAAGCGCTTATCGAAGCAGATATCGAAGAGCAGAAAAAAGAAATTATTGGTCAACTGGAAAAAGGTCAAGTATTGGAAGGTACTGTTAAGAATATTACTTCTTACGGTGTATTCGTAGATCTTGGTGGAGTTGATGGATTGGTGCACATTACAGATCTTTCTTGGTCTCGTATTAACCATCCAAACGAAATAGTTGAATTAGACCAGAAATTGAATGTTGTTATTCTAGACTTCGATGAAGCTAAGACTAGAATTCAATTAGGTTTAAAACAATTACACAAACATCCTTGGGAAGCATTGGACGAAAACCTTAAAGTTGGAGACAACGTTAAAGGAAAAGTAGTTGTAATTGCAGATTACGGAGCGTTTATTGAAGTTGCTGAAGGAGTTGAAGGACTTATTCACGTTTCTGAAATGTCTTGGAGCACGCATTTACGTTCTGCTCAGGATTTCGTAAAAGTAGGGGATGAGGTTGAAGCTCAAATCTTGACTTTAGATCGTGAAGATCGTAAAATGTCCCTTGGTATCAAGCAATTAAGCGCAGATCCATGGACAGATATTACTTCTAAGTATCCAGTTGGTTCTAAACACAAAGGTATTGTACGTAACTTTACAAACTTTGGTGTATTCGTAGAATTGGAAGAAGGAATAGACGGACTTATTTATATTTCTGACCTTTCTTGGACCAAGAAGATCAAGCATCCATCTGAATTTACCAACGTAGGTGATACCTTGGAAGTGGTTGTATTGGAATTAGATGTGGAAGGCCGTAAATTAAGTTTAGGTCACAAACAAACTGAATCCAACCCTTGGGACAAATATGAAACTGAATTTGCTGTAGGTACCACACATACTGCAGAGATAGCTGAAATAGTTGACAAAGGTGCGACTATAGATTTTAATGAGGATATTACTGCATTTGTTCCTACACGTCACCTTGAAAAAGAAGATGGTAAGAAATTAAATGCAGGTGAGTCTGCGGAGTTCCAAATTATTGAATTCAATAAAGAATTTAAGAGGGTGGTAGCTTCACACATGGCTGTACATAAAGAAGAAGAGCAAAAAATCGTGAAACAAGCTGCTAAAAAAGCTGCTCAAAACACAGAGAAAACCACTATTGGTGATGTAAATGCAGATCTTCAAGCCTTAAAAGACAAAATGGAAGGGAAGGCGTAG
- a CDS encoding SIR2 family NAD-dependent protein deacylase: protein MQHIVILTGAGISAESGLKTFRDSDGLWEGYDIMEVASPDGWDRNMEKVLDFYNQRRKQLLQVSPNKAHKALVKLETKYKVSIVTQNIDDLHERAGSSRVIHLHGELLKVRSTFDDDLILDWKNDLKTGDFCEHNHQLRPHVVWFGEAVPMFQKAVKLVENADILIIVGTSMQVYPAAALLDYLDNVTPIYFIDPQPNISSAKNLTIIAEKATKGLVKLAEALISS, encoded by the coding sequence ATGCAGCATATAGTTATTCTTACCGGCGCCGGAATTAGTGCAGAAAGCGGTCTTAAAACTTTTCGCGACTCCGATGGGCTTTGGGAAGGATATGACATTATGGAAGTCGCCTCGCCTGATGGTTGGGATAGAAACATGGAAAAAGTATTAGATTTCTACAATCAACGCAGAAAACAATTATTACAAGTGTCTCCAAATAAGGCTCATAAAGCCTTGGTAAAATTGGAAACTAAGTACAAAGTTAGTATTGTTACCCAAAACATAGACGATCTCCACGAGCGAGCGGGAAGCTCTAGGGTAATTCATCTCCATGGAGAATTATTAAAGGTACGGAGTACTTTTGATGATGATTTAATCTTGGATTGGAAAAATGATTTAAAAACTGGAGATTTTTGTGAGCATAATCATCAGCTCAGGCCGCATGTAGTTTGGTTTGGTGAGGCTGTACCTATGTTTCAAAAAGCAGTAAAGCTTGTGGAAAATGCAGATATATTAATTATTGTTGGAACTTCTATGCAGGTTTATCCAGCTGCTGCACTTTTAGATTACTTGGATAATGTAACTCCAATTTATTTTATAGATCCTCAACCTAATATTTCTTCAGCTAAAAACCTAACTATTATTGCTGAAAAAGCCACCAAAGGGCTTGTAAAATTAGCAGAAGCACTTATTTCTTCCTAA
- a CDS encoding DUF4290 domain-containing protein: protein MTYELEYNSERSKLIIPEYGRHLQKMVEHAVAIEDDVERNKVAKSIIAVMGNMNPHLRDVPDFQHKLWDQLFIISDFKLDVDSPFPKPSRELLEEHPEPMGYPQNFPKYRFYGNNIKKMIDEAVKWEDGELKDALEYAIANHMKKSYLNWNRETVDDDVIYNHLKELSGGKINLKNSEEDLSEAASLLRGNKKYSNTPKKPTSNRNPRGRKRY from the coding sequence TTGACGTACGAATTAGAATATAACTCTGAAAGGAGCAAGTTGATCATTCCAGAATATGGTCGGCATTTACAAAAAATGGTTGAACACGCTGTTGCCATTGAGGATGATGTGGAGCGCAACAAAGTAGCCAAATCCATTATTGCTGTAATGGGAAATATGAACCCTCATTTAAGGGATGTTCCAGATTTTCAGCATAAACTATGGGATCAACTCTTTATAATAAGCGATTTTAAATTGGATGTGGATTCTCCCTTTCCAAAGCCTTCCAGGGAACTTTTGGAGGAACATCCAGAACCAATGGGGTATCCTCAGAATTTTCCGAAATATCGGTTTTACGGTAACAATATCAAAAAAATGATAGATGAGGCTGTAAAATGGGAAGACGGAGAGCTAAAGGATGCTTTGGAATATGCTATCGCCAATCATATGAAGAAATCGTATTTAAATTGGAACAGGGAAACGGTAGATGATGATGTGATCTATAACCATCTAAAAGAATTAAGTGGCGGAAAGATCAATTTAAAGAACAGTGAAGAAGATCTTAGTGAAGCTGCAAGTTTGCTTAGAGGTAATAAGAAATACAGCAATACGCCTAAAAAACCTACAAGTAATAGAAATCCACGCGGACGTAAACGCTACTAA
- a CDS encoding DUF493 family protein has translation MESKKNSEDFYNKLKAQLEETSSWPSVYLYKFIVLTSKTKIVQIHAIFDNMGAVINTKESKNGKYTSVSINVRMNNPDSVIAKYKRVGNEIDGVISL, from the coding sequence ATGGAGTCAAAGAAAAACTCAGAAGATTTTTACAATAAATTAAAAGCCCAATTAGAAGAAACAAGCTCTTGGCCATCGGTGTATTTATATAAATTTATTGTGCTTACCAGTAAAACCAAGATCGTGCAAATCCATGCTATTTTTGATAACATGGGAGCGGTAATCAATACCAAAGAGTCGAAAAATGGCAAATATACAAGCGTTTCCATTAATGTTAGAATGAACAATCCCGACTCGGTCATTGCAAAATACAAGCGGGTAGGCAACGAAATAGATGGAGTAATTTCGCTTTAA
- a CDS encoding YqgE/AlgH family protein, with amino-acid sequence MIALKPAKGLLLVAEPTIVGDTSFNRSVVLLAEHSESGSIGFILNKILDFTLKDLIPELNKSFKIYNGGPVEQDNLYFIHKVPDLIPESIEIANGIYWGGNFEAVKQLILSDSITDKEIRFFLGYSGWDSEQLAEELNSNSWIITAHQDAKDIIERPYRSFWKDKMIELGGNYMLWSNAPENPSYN; translated from the coding sequence ATGATTGCTTTAAAACCAGCGAAAGGTCTTTTATTGGTGGCCGAGCCAACCATTGTTGGAGATACCTCCTTTAACCGCTCCGTGGTTTTGCTCGCTGAACATTCCGAATCTGGTTCTATAGGTTTTATTTTAAACAAAATTCTTGACTTCACCTTAAAAGATCTCATTCCAGAGCTTAACAAAAGTTTTAAAATATACAATGGCGGTCCGGTAGAACAGGATAATCTCTATTTTATTCACAAAGTACCAGACCTCATTCCAGAAAGTATAGAAATTGCAAATGGGATTTATTGGGGTGGCAACTTCGAGGCCGTAAAACAGCTTATTCTAAGCGATAGTATAACAGATAAAGAAATTCGTTTTTTTCTTGGCTATTCAGGTTGGGATTCAGAACAACTTGCCGAGGAACTAAATTCCAATTCTTGGATTATTACTGCTCATCAAGATGCCAAAGACATCATAGAAAGACCATACAGGTCGTTTTGGAAAGATAAAATGATAGAGTTAGGGGGAAACTATATGTTGTGGTCCAATGCTCCCGAAAACCCTAGTTACAATTAG
- a CDS encoding START-like domain-containing protein, which produces MEDKVKYEMEFPIQASPSLLYQYISTPSGLSEWYADNVNSRGEFFTFIWNESEEKAKLLSKKNGERIKFRWLEDEESPYFFEIRIQVDEITKDVSIMITDFAEEDEIEEGKMLWENMISDLKQILGSS; this is translated from the coding sequence ATGGAAGATAAAGTTAAGTACGAAATGGAGTTTCCAATACAAGCTTCCCCTTCGTTATTATATCAATATATTTCAACACCTTCTGGTCTTAGCGAGTGGTATGCGGACAATGTAAATTCTCGTGGGGAATTTTTTACCTTCATTTGGAACGAATCTGAAGAAAAAGCAAAACTCCTAAGCAAGAAAAATGGTGAACGCATAAAATTTAGATGGTTGGAAGACGAGGAGTCCCCATATTTTTTCGAAATCAGAATTCAGGTAGATGAGATCACAAAGGATGTTTCTATAATGATCACAGATTTTGCTGAAGAAGATGAGATAGAAGAAGGGAAGATGCTTTGGGAAAACATGATTTCAGACTTAAAACAGATCCTAGGTTCGTCCTAA
- a CDS encoding HU family DNA-binding protein, with amino-acid sequence MNKTDLIDSMAEHAGISKAAAKKTLESFLGNVESSLKKGDRVSLVGFGSWSVSKRAAREGRNPQTGKTIKIAAKNVVKFKAGADLQKAVN; translated from the coding sequence ATGAACAAAACAGATTTAATCGATTCAATGGCTGAACATGCTGGAATTTCTAAAGCAGCAGCTAAAAAAACATTAGAGTCATTCTTAGGAAATGTTGAAAGCTCTCTTAAAAAAGGAGATCGTGTTTCTTTAGTAGGATTTGGTTCTTGGTCAGTTTCTAAAAGAGCTGCTCGTGAAGGTAGAAACCCACAAACTGGAAAGACAATAAAAATTGCTGCTAAAAACGTAGTGAAATTTAAAGCAGGTGCAGATTTACAAAAAGCTGTAAACTAG
- a CDS encoding AAA family ATPase produces MQNKKIVITGGPGTGKSSIINYLESQGHFCLHEISRQITLEAQQQGIKQLFLEKPLLFSEKLLQARINQHQEAVQLPRGQIFLDRGIPDVVAYMDYLGTPYPAKFTLACKNHKYDKIFLLPPWEEIYTSDNERYESFEQALIIHEHLKNSYITYGYNPIEVPKGTVLKRSSFIINSLDD; encoded by the coding sequence GTGCAAAATAAAAAAATAGTTATTACCGGCGGTCCCGGTACAGGAAAATCTTCTATCATAAATTATTTGGAATCTCAGGGGCACTTTTGCTTGCATGAAATATCCAGGCAAATAACTTTAGAGGCTCAACAACAGGGAATAAAACAGTTATTTCTGGAAAAACCGCTATTGTTCAGTGAGAAACTGTTGCAAGCGAGAATTAATCAGCATCAAGAGGCGGTGCAACTTCCTAGGGGTCAAATATTCTTGGATAGAGGGATTCCAGATGTAGTGGCATATATGGATTATCTGGGCACACCGTATCCGGCAAAGTTCACATTGGCCTGCAAGAATCATAAATACGATAAAATATTCTTATTACCGCCTTGGGAAGAGATCTATACCAGCGATAATGAACGCTACGAATCTTTTGAACAAGCTTTGATTATTCATGAGCACTTAAAAAATTCATATATTACTTATGGTTATAATCCTATAGAGGTACCAAAAGGAACCGTGCTTAAAAGGAGCAGTTTTATAATAAATTCACTTGATGATTAA
- the murA gene encoding UDP-N-acetylglucosamine 1-carboxyvinyltransferase produces MGTFQIEGGHSLSGSIQPQGAKNEALQILCAVLLTSEKVIINNIPDIIDVNKLIKLLGNLGVKIEKLGKGSYSFQSDAINLEYLESDAFKNEGSGLRGSIMIVGPLLGRFGKGYIPRPGGDKIGRRRLDTHFDGFVKLGAKFRYNKEERFYGVEAPDGLTGNYMLLEEASVTGTANILMAAVWAKGKTTIYNAACEPYLQQLCKMLNSMGAKIEGVGSNLLKIEGVENLKGCEHTILPDMIEIGSWIGLAAMTKSEITIKNVSWDNLGLIPTTFEKLGITIEKKGDDIFVPAHTDGYEVQNFIDGSIMNISDAPWPGFTPDLLSILLVVATQARGSVLIHQKMFESRLFFVDKLIDMGAKIILCDPHRATVIGHDFKSSLRATTMTSPDIRAGVSLLIAAMSANGTSTIHNIEQIDRGYENIDERLRAIGAKITRLD; encoded by the coding sequence ATGGGTACTTTTCAAATTGAGGGTGGTCATTCCTTAAGTGGGAGCATACAACCTCAAGGCGCTAAAAATGAAGCGCTTCAAATTCTTTGTGCAGTTCTTTTAACTTCAGAAAAGGTTATAATCAACAACATTCCAGATATAATAGATGTTAATAAACTCATTAAACTTCTAGGAAATCTGGGGGTTAAAATCGAAAAACTTGGGAAGGGAAGTTACAGTTTCCAAAGTGATGCTATAAATTTGGAGTATTTGGAAAGCGATGCTTTTAAGAATGAAGGGAGTGGCCTTAGGGGGTCTATTATGATTGTTGGCCCTTTATTGGGAAGATTTGGAAAAGGATACATTCCCAGACCTGGAGGAGATAAAATAGGAAGAAGGAGATTGGATACCCATTTTGATGGTTTTGTAAAATTGGGAGCTAAATTTAGGTACAATAAGGAAGAGCGGTTTTATGGGGTGGAAGCTCCAGACGGCCTTACCGGGAATTATATGTTATTGGAGGAAGCTTCAGTAACTGGTACTGCCAATATTCTTATGGCTGCTGTTTGGGCGAAAGGAAAAACCACTATATACAATGCCGCTTGCGAACCATATCTTCAGCAATTATGTAAAATGCTGAATTCTATGGGGGCTAAGATTGAAGGAGTGGGCTCCAACTTATTAAAAATAGAAGGGGTAGAAAACCTTAAAGGTTGTGAGCATACAATCTTGCCAGATATGATTGAAATTGGGTCATGGATTGGTTTGGCAGCAATGACCAAGAGTGAGATCACCATAAAAAATGTAAGTTGGGACAATTTGGGCCTTATCCCCACAACCTTTGAAAAGCTTGGTATCACCATCGAGAAAAAGGGGGACGATATATTTGTTCCTGCCCATACAGATGGCTATGAGGTTCAAAATTTTATAGATGGTTCTATAATGAACATTAGTGATGCGCCGTGGCCTGGATTTACCCCAGATCTTTTGAGTATCCTTTTAGTAGTGGCAACACAGGCGAGAGGTAGTGTTCTAATACATCAAAAAATGTTTGAGAGCAGATTGTTCTTTGTGGATAAATTAATAGATATGGGAGCAAAAATTATTCTTTGCGATCCACATAGGGCTACCGTAATTGGACACGATTTTAAATCTAGTTTAAGAGCAACTACCATGACTTCTCCAGATATTAGGGCTGGGGTTTCCTTATTGATCGCAGCGATGTCTGCAAATGGCACATCTACCATCCATAATATTGAGCAAATTGACAGAGGTTATGAAAATATAGATGAAAGACTTCGAGCAATTGGCGCTAAGATCACCCGATTGGATTAA
- the fmt gene encoding methionyl-tRNA formyltransferase, with amino-acid sequence MRDLRIVFMGTPEFAVASLKHIIESKYNVVGVITAPDRPAGRGRKLQQSAVKEFAVAYGLPVLQPTNLKSPEFLEELKSLKPNLQVVVAFRMLPKVVWELPEFGTFNLHASLLPMYRGAAPINWAIINGETITGVSTFYIDEKIDTGAMILQKEISIKPNDTVGVLHDKLMDLGANLVLQTLALIKNDKVKTISQKESKGLKEAPKLTKENTRIDWGLDAQKIHDFIRGLNPYPAAWTLIKNGNQDMKTKIYDIGILKESHTKELGEIVLENNKLKVAVKDGHILINEIQLPGKRKMKTKELLNGYQFENGAKVL; translated from the coding sequence ATGAGAGATCTAAGAATCGTATTTATGGGTACGCCAGAATTTGCTGTCGCCTCCTTAAAACATATAATAGAATCCAAATATAATGTTGTGGGGGTAATTACTGCACCGGATAGGCCGGCAGGAAGAGGAAGAAAATTACAACAAAGTGCTGTAAAGGAATTTGCTGTTGCCTATGGCCTACCCGTATTACAACCCACCAATTTAAAATCTCCAGAATTTTTAGAAGAATTAAAGAGTTTAAAGCCAAATTTACAGGTTGTTGTGGCCTTTAGAATGCTTCCCAAAGTGGTTTGGGAATTGCCAGAATTCGGCACTTTTAATCTACATGCTTCGCTACTCCCTATGTATAGAGGGGCTGCGCCAATTAATTGGGCTATTATCAATGGGGAAACAATTACAGGGGTTTCTACTTTTTATATCGATGAAAAAATAGATACCGGTGCAATGATCCTCCAGAAGGAAATTTCAATCAAACCCAATGATACTGTTGGGGTGCTTCATGATAAATTAATGGATTTAGGTGCCAATTTAGTATTACAAACACTAGCGCTTATAAAAAATGATAAAGTAAAAACTATTTCACAGAAAGAAAGTAAAGGTTTAAAGGAAGCCCCAAAACTAACAAAGGAAAACACTCGAATTGATTGGGGCTTGGATGCCCAAAAAATTCATGATTTCATAAGAGGCTTAAATCCATATCCTGCCGCATGGACACTTATCAAAAATGGAAATCAAGATATGAAGACCAAAATTTATGATATAGGAATTTTAAAGGAATCCCATACTAAGGAGCTGGGAGAAATCGTTCTAGAGAATAATAAACTGAAAGTTGCTGTAAAAGATGGACATATTTTGATCAACGAAATTCAGTTACCGGGGAAAAGAAAAATGAAAACAAAAGAACTTTTAAATGGGTATCAATTTGAAAATGGCGCTAAAGTTCTGTAA
- a CDS encoding aminotransferase class IV, whose protein sequence is MININGNLVEDKNATISVFNRGLAYGDSVFETLRVINGKIIFWEDHYFRLMSSMRIMRMEIPANFSPEFLEEEILLLLKANGLIDSPARIRFTVFRKHGGYYRPNTLDIEYIITSETLSDPFYLLNEGPYEVELFKDYYVTSGLLSTIKSNNRAINVLGSIFAKENDYQNCLLINENKQVVEALNGNIFLVNGDKIKTPPLKDGALNGISRKQIISVVGRMMDLEIEETSISPFELQKADELFISNVIVGIQPISKYRKKEYNNKVAKEVLSKLNVKARLG, encoded by the coding sequence ATGATAAATATCAATGGAAATTTAGTAGAAGATAAAAATGCAACTATTTCAGTTTTTAATAGGGGGCTGGCCTATGGAGATTCTGTGTTTGAAACTTTGCGGGTTATAAATGGAAAGATCATCTTTTGGGAAGATCATTATTTTAGGTTAATGTCCTCTATGCGTATCATGCGAATGGAGATCCCAGCAAATTTTTCTCCTGAATTTTTGGAAGAAGAGATCCTATTGCTGTTAAAAGCCAATGGACTTATTGATTCTCCTGCGAGAATTCGATTTACGGTTTTTAGAAAACATGGTGGGTATTATAGACCGAATACGCTAGATATAGAATATATTATTACTTCAGAAACACTTAGTGATCCTTTCTATTTATTAAATGAAGGACCTTACGAAGTGGAATTGTTTAAAGATTATTATGTGACCAGCGGACTTCTTTCGACTATTAAGTCTAATAATAGAGCCATTAATGTCTTGGGAAGCATTTTTGCCAAAGAAAATGATTATCAGAACTGTCTTCTGATCAATGAGAACAAGCAGGTGGTGGAGGCATTAAATGGTAATATTTTCTTAGTGAACGGCGATAAGATTAAAACACCTCCTTTAAAAGATGGTGCTCTTAATGGAATTTCGAGAAAGCAAATAATTTCTGTTGTGGGTAGAATGATGGATCTTGAAATCGAGGAAACCAGCATTTCTCCTTTTGAGCTTCAAAAAGCAGATGAATTGTTTATTTCAAATGTGATCGTTGGAATTCAACCAATATCCAAATATCGTAAAAAAGAATATAATAATAAAGTGGCGAAAGAAGTGCTTTCCAAGTTAAATGTTAAGGCTAGGTTGGGCTAA